In Chryseobacterium turcicum, a single window of DNA contains:
- a CDS encoding efflux RND transporter periplasmic adaptor subunit: MKKTLIYIIVAAVLVGLAAWKIADNKKKQEIEVKEVAKQVDKINVNVITVSRENINTDYAANGTFIPKQELQQSSEISGRIVSVLVKEGSKVGAGQVLATIKRDAIEVDVTQAQNNLQNAIIDNQRYENAYKTGGVTKQQLDNSRLQLKNMQAAVRAQGVKINDTSIRAGISGTINKKMVEPGTVVSPGTALFEIVNINSLKLSVLVDESQIGRIQLGQEVPINVNVLPEDSFSGRITFIAPKSDVSLNFPVEIEVQNRGNLKAGMYATATFKTNNGAETQNMLTVPAEAFVNGVSSGQLFIVSNGTAKLIKVQTGKVYGDKVQIISGLNGGEQVITSGQINLDNGSKINIVK; the protein is encoded by the coding sequence ATGAAAAAAACTTTAATATATATCATCGTAGCAGCTGTACTTGTTGGTTTAGCAGCTTGGAAAATTGCAGACAATAAAAAGAAGCAGGAAATCGAAGTAAAAGAAGTGGCAAAACAGGTTGATAAAATCAACGTGAATGTAATCACTGTTTCAAGAGAAAATATCAACACCGACTATGCTGCAAACGGAACTTTTATTCCTAAGCAGGAACTACAACAGTCATCTGAGATTTCAGGACGTATTGTAAGCGTTTTAGTAAAAGAAGGTTCTAAAGTTGGAGCAGGTCAGGTTTTGGCAACCATCAAAAGAGATGCAATCGAAGTTGATGTTACTCAGGCTCAAAATAATTTGCAAAATGCGATTATTGACAATCAACGTTACGAAAATGCATATAAAACTGGTGGTGTTACTAAACAGCAATTAGACAACTCAAGATTACAGTTGAAAAACATGCAGGCTGCAGTAAGAGCTCAGGGTGTAAAAATCAACGATACAAGCATCAGAGCAGGAATCAGCGGTACCATCAATAAGAAAATGGTGGAGCCGGGAACTGTGGTTTCTCCGGGAACTGCTTTATTTGAAATTGTAAATATCAATTCATTGAAACTTTCAGTTTTGGTTGACGAAAGCCAAATCGGAAGAATTCAGCTTGGTCAGGAAGTTCCAATTAACGTAAACGTTTTACCTGAAGATTCTTTCAGCGGAAGAATTACGTTTATCGCTCCTAAAAGTGATGTTTCTTTAAATTTCCCTGTTGAAATTGAAGTTCAAAACAGAGGAAACTTAAAAGCAGGGATGTATGCTACAGCAACTTTCAAAACCAACAATGGTGCTGAAACTCAAAATATGTTGACTGTACCTGCGGAAGCTTTTGTAAATGGAGTAAGCTCTGGGCAATTATTTATCGTAAGCAATGGAACTGCTAAACTGATTAAAGTTCAAACAGGAAAAGTGTATGGTGACAAAGTTCAAATCATCAGCGGATTGAATGGTGGAGAACAGGTAATTACCAGTGGACAAATCAACCTTGATAACGGGTCGAAAATCAATATCGTAAAGTAA
- a CDS encoding transposase, with product MTNLEKKVIGVDVSSKILVMSFLNEQNKQMILSVLNTKTEIEKNLKKLGKENYKIVVEATGNYSSKILYYAYTLGFEVFQVSGFSIKKFSEARNLISKTDEEDARMIRNFGEIMEMIPFEPRKENLEFLDQELNLLQDLDQEKARFSLKLKSLRERANPSKEVIKHYESVIKSLSKEIEKVKKRLPKLEDEELKESKELLISISGIGEKTVLLLLVATNNFKNFKSAKSVAKYFGVAPRMYHSGNKKITIGKCRTSKGFVRSVLYVCSWSAIRFNTQCKSLYERILEKGKCKKVALIAVCNKLLRQTFGIITKKQKYQPNYI from the coding sequence ATGACAAATTTAGAAAAAAAAGTAATCGGGGTGGATGTGAGTTCAAAAATTCTGGTGATGAGTTTTTTGAATGAACAAAACAAACAAATGATTCTGAGTGTTTTGAACACCAAAACTGAGATTGAAAAAAATTTGAAAAAATTAGGCAAAGAAAATTACAAAATCGTAGTAGAGGCCACAGGAAACTACAGCAGTAAAATTTTGTATTATGCTTATACGCTTGGTTTTGAAGTGTTTCAGGTAAGTGGGTTTTCTATTAAGAAATTCTCAGAAGCCCGGAATCTTATCAGTAAAACAGACGAAGAAGATGCGAGAATGATTAGGAATTTTGGAGAAATAATGGAAATGATTCCTTTCGAACCAAGAAAAGAAAACCTAGAATTTTTAGATCAAGAACTTAATCTTTTGCAAGATTTGGATCAGGAAAAAGCGAGATTTTCATTAAAACTAAAATCACTTCGTGAGAGGGCAAATCCGAGTAAAGAAGTGATAAAACATTATGAATCGGTTATAAAATCATTATCAAAAGAGATAGAAAAAGTAAAAAAAAGACTTCCAAAATTAGAAGATGAAGAATTAAAAGAAAGCAAGGAATTACTCATCAGCATTAGTGGAATTGGAGAAAAAACAGTATTGCTTTTATTGGTGGCGACGAATAATTTTAAGAATTTCAAAAGCGCAAAATCGGTGGCAAAATATTTTGGCGTTGCTCCAAGAATGTATCATTCTGGAAACAAAAAGATTACGATTGGAAAATGCAGAACAAGTAAAGGCTTTGTGAGGAGTGTTTTATATGTTTGTTCTTGGAGTGCGATACGATTTAATACGCAGTGCAAGTCACTTTATGAAAGGATTTTAGAAAAAGGAAAGTGCAAAAAAGTGGCTTTAATTGCCGTTTGTAACAAACTTTTGAGACAAACTTTCGGGATCATTACTAAGAAACAAAAATATCAACCAAATTATATTTAA
- a CDS encoding TolC family protein, translating into MNRKRITAKKLNIGVAAAFMMLASSSAFAQQQISLQEAIKQALQNKAEAKKAALQIKKAEYKINEARSGALPQIGATAGITYNPVIQESLLEFGGERIRAQLGQAWQSQAVVTLNQTIFDQRVFTGLKAAKSTREFYVLNAQLTNEQIIENVATAYYQVFVQEENLKTLKVSYTNTEKVRNVIKSLVDNGLAKGIDLDRTNVQLTNISSSRQQLINAVELTKNSLKFYMGVPIETEIELEEKTIEPQPQLLAEMVNLDGRSELKVLQKNRELLVYNKKATEAYLYPTVGLQANYGWAGMGKKFPLTNGLNNGVLWSDYSAIGLNVNIPIFTGGSTKSKIQQAEIDILDLDQDIQNTQLSLSLEYKNAVTNIENSLINIESMKSNVALAEKVQKDTQSNYQYGLATLTEVLDSENALTDAKQNYTTALLDYKQAEIKLIKAKGELNTLQNP; encoded by the coding sequence ATGAACAGAAAACGTATAACTGCTAAAAAGCTCAACATTGGTGTAGCTGCAGCATTTATGATGTTGGCCTCTTCATCAGCTTTTGCGCAACAGCAGATTTCTCTGCAGGAAGCCATTAAACAGGCGTTGCAAAATAAGGCTGAAGCCAAAAAAGCGGCTTTGCAGATTAAAAAAGCAGAGTACAAAATCAATGAGGCTAGATCTGGAGCTTTACCTCAGATTGGAGCTACTGCAGGAATAACTTACAACCCGGTGATTCAAGAGTCATTGCTTGAATTTGGTGGCGAAAGAATTCGTGCTCAATTGGGCCAGGCTTGGCAATCGCAGGCGGTAGTAACTCTTAATCAGACGATATTTGATCAAAGAGTTTTTACGGGTCTTAAGGCAGCAAAGTCAACCAGAGAATTTTATGTTTTAAATGCTCAATTGACCAACGAACAGATTATTGAAAATGTTGCAACAGCCTATTATCAGGTTTTTGTGCAGGAAGAAAATCTTAAAACTCTTAAGGTAAGTTATACCAATACCGAAAAAGTAAGAAATGTTATTAAGAGTTTAGTAGATAATGGTTTGGCAAAAGGAATTGATCTAGATCGTACCAATGTACAATTGACCAACATCAGTTCGAGCAGGCAGCAGTTGATTAATGCAGTAGAGCTTACTAAAAATTCTTTGAAGTTTTATATGGGAGTTCCTATTGAAACCGAAATTGAATTAGAAGAAAAAACAATCGAGCCTCAACCTCAGCTTTTAGCTGAAATGGTAAATCTTGATGGTCGTTCTGAGCTAAAAGTTTTGCAGAAAAACAGAGAGCTTTTAGTTTACAATAAAAAAGCTACCGAAGCCTATCTTTATCCTACTGTAGGATTACAAGCAAACTACGGTTGGGCTGGAATGGGTAAAAAATTCCCTTTAACAAACGGATTAAATAACGGCGTTCTTTGGAGTGACTATTCTGCAATTGGTTTAAATGTAAACATCCCCATTTTTACAGGAGGTTCTACGAAATCGAAAATTCAACAGGCTGAAATTGATATTTTAGATCTTGATCAGGATATTCAGAATACTCAATTGAGTTTAAGTTTAGAATATAAAAATGCGGTAACCAATATTGAAAATTCATTAATCAATATTGAAAGCATGAAAAGCAATGTAGCACTTGCCGAAAAAGTACAGAAAGACACACAGTCAAATTATCAGTACGGTTTAGCAACGCTTACGGAAGTTTTAGATTCTGAAAATGCTCTTACAGATGCAAAACAGAATTATACAACTGCATTATTAGACTACAAACAGGCTGAAATTAAATTAATAAAAGCTAAAGGCGAGCTTAATACTTTACAAAACCCATAA
- a CDS encoding helix-turn-helix domain-containing protein: MKKKYMDSISELIITSRKNKNLTQEQLADLSKVNLKTIQRIENNENVPRENTLKLICDTLEIAVPKTETQSFVKSSNFIETGFKYFSLVIINLALMTLIGWMTLDSEANLNSRFAGILLSFLIPMGIVFFTLKMSRTQRLLKFGSGFFVYLILAIITVGFPTAFVSGLLPCLSICLLTLFYGDSIIIKNSNFMIK, from the coding sequence TTGAAAAAAAAATACATGGACTCCATTAGCGAACTCATCATCACTTCAAGAAAGAATAAAAACCTAACTCAGGAACAGCTTGCTGACCTTTCGAAAGTTAATTTAAAAACCATTCAAAGGATTGAAAATAATGAAAACGTGCCCAGAGAAAACACATTGAAGTTGATTTGTGATACTTTGGAGATTGCCGTTCCAAAAACAGAAACGCAATCATTTGTAAAATCATCCAATTTTATAGAAACAGGTTTTAAATATTTCTCTTTAGTAATAATCAACCTTGCATTGATGACCCTTATCGGATGGATGACATTGGATTCTGAAGCCAATTTAAACTCCCGATTTGCCGGTATATTGCTGAGTTTTTTAATACCTATGGGTATTGTATTTTTCACTTTAAAAATGAGCAGAACGCAAAGACTTTTGAAATTTGGAAGTGGCTTTTTTGTTTACCTAATTTTAGCCATTATCACAGTAGGATTCCCAACAGCTTTTGTTAGTGGTTTGCTGCCATGTCTTTCTATTTGCTTGCTTACTTTGTTTTATGGAGATTCAATTATTATAAAGAATTCTAATTTTATGATTAAATAA
- a CDS encoding efflux RND transporter permease subunit — protein sequence MKLAEISIKRPSLVIVLFTILTLGGLLSYSMMGYELIPKFETNMVTISTVYPGASPSEVETSVTRKIEDAVGSLENVKKVESSSYESLSVIMVQLNTGADVNYALNDAQRKVNAILADLPEDADPPSLQKFSLDDLPIMTMSITSDKLNNKELYDLLDKKIEPIFSRVNGVAQVDLVGGQEREIQVNLDEKKLQGYGLSVGDVQQAILSSNLDFPTGALKTRTSRSTIRLSGKYRDINEMNNLVVSNKDGAQVRLSDIATVFDTQKDVEKVARFNQNSTILLQVKKQSDANAVAVSELVQKTIAQVQDNYKTQAVKVTIVDDTTDFTLAAADHVIFDLFLAIILVAIVMLLFLHNIRNAFIVMVSIPLSLIATVIGMYLMGYTLNLMSLLGLSLVVGILVDDAIVVLENVYRHMEMGKSRIRAAYDGASEIGFTVTAITLVIVVVFLPIAMSSGLVSDILTQFCITVVIATLFSLLASFTIIPWLSSRYGKLVHLTGKNPFEKFILWFEKQLEKFTHWITGILEWALKSTFRRIMTVFVTFLILISSFMLVAFGFIGGEFFPKMDRGQFLVQMELPKDASVEKTNQLTLEVEKYLRNDKDVVDMITTVGQQSTGFGGAQATLYQSEIQVILVDKAERDESTDIKSAKIKRALEEKFTGVEFKTAPIGLMGADNAPIEMVVTAQDNETANKEANRILELLKKVPGSVDAELSTDSGNPEVQVNIDRDKMAALGLNLSGIGQTMQTAFSGNTDGKFRAGEYEYDINIRFADANRQSIDDVRNLMFTNPQGEQIRLSQFAEVKMGSGPSLLERRDKAPSVKVKSKVVGRPVGDVANEWAAQFMDNEKTKPAGVSYIWSGDMENQTEGFGTLGIALLAAIVLVYLVMVSLYDSFVYPFVVLFSIPLALIGVMVILAITGNSINIFTMLGMIMLIGLVAKNAIMIVDFANMRKAAGATTHDALIQANHARLRPILMTTIAMIFGMIPIAIAKGAGAEMNNGLAWVIIGGLTSSLFLTLIIVPVVYSLFDSMLRRMGKHEKPDYEAEMKADYEHRELSEDGFTAKHVD from the coding sequence ATGAAGTTAGCAGAAATATCCATTAAAAGGCCGTCCCTTGTCATCGTATTATTTACGATTTTGACGTTGGGAGGTTTATTAAGCTACTCCATGATGGGGTACGAGTTGATTCCGAAGTTTGAAACCAATATGGTAACGATTTCTACGGTTTATCCGGGAGCTTCACCTTCAGAGGTAGAAACTTCGGTAACCCGAAAGATTGAGGATGCAGTAGGTTCTTTGGAAAACGTAAAAAAGGTAGAGTCTTCTTCATACGAAAGTTTATCAGTTATCATGGTTCAGTTGAACACGGGTGCTGATGTAAATTATGCTTTGAATGATGCTCAGAGAAAGGTAAATGCTATTTTGGCAGACCTTCCTGAAGATGCAGATCCACCTTCTTTACAAAAATTCTCATTAGATGATTTACCAATCATGACGATGAGTATTACCAGTGATAAGCTGAATAATAAAGAATTATACGATCTTTTAGATAAAAAAATTGAGCCTATTTTTTCTCGTGTAAACGGTGTGGCTCAGGTTGATCTTGTAGGTGGACAGGAAAGAGAAATTCAGGTAAATTTAGATGAAAAGAAACTGCAGGGTTACGGTCTTTCTGTTGGAGATGTGCAGCAGGCAATTCTTTCATCCAACTTAGATTTCCCTACAGGAGCTTTGAAAACGAGAACTTCAAGATCTACAATCAGACTTTCTGGGAAATATAGAGACATTAATGAGATGAATAATCTTGTGGTATCTAATAAAGATGGGGCGCAGGTTCGTCTTTCAGATATTGCAACGGTTTTTGATACTCAGAAAGATGTAGAGAAAGTAGCAAGATTTAATCAAAATTCTACGATTTTACTTCAGGTTAAAAAACAATCTGATGCTAATGCAGTAGCGGTTTCAGAATTAGTTCAGAAAACCATTGCTCAGGTTCAGGATAATTACAAAACTCAGGCTGTAAAAGTAACGATTGTAGATGATACAACAGACTTTACGCTTGCAGCTGCTGACCACGTAATTTTCGATTTATTCTTAGCGATTATTTTGGTTGCTATTGTAATGTTATTGTTCCTTCACAATATCAGAAATGCATTCATTGTAATGGTTTCTATTCCTTTGTCTTTGATTGCTACGGTAATCGGGATGTATTTGATGGGGTATACCTTAAACTTAATGAGTTTATTAGGACTTTCATTGGTAGTAGGTATTCTTGTGGATGATGCGATTGTAGTTTTAGAAAACGTTTACCGTCACATGGAGATGGGTAAAAGCAGAATTCGTGCAGCGTACGATGGTGCTTCAGAGATTGGGTTTACCGTAACGGCAATTACCTTGGTAATCGTGGTGGTATTCTTGCCGATTGCGATGAGTTCTGGTCTGGTATCTGATATCTTGACGCAGTTTTGTATAACGGTAGTTATCGCAACATTATTTTCACTATTAGCGTCATTTACTATTATTCCTTGGTTATCTTCAAGATATGGTAAATTGGTGCATTTAACAGGGAAAAATCCTTTCGAGAAATTTATCCTTTGGTTTGAAAAGCAATTAGAAAAATTTACACACTGGATTACAGGAATTTTGGAGTGGGCTTTAAAGTCAACTTTCAGAAGAATAATGACTGTTTTTGTGACCTTTCTTATTTTGATTTCATCATTTATGTTGGTGGCATTCGGATTTATTGGTGGAGAATTCTTCCCTAAAATGGATAGAGGTCAGTTCCTTGTTCAGATGGAATTACCAAAAGATGCTTCTGTAGAAAAAACCAATCAGTTGACTTTAGAGGTTGAGAAATACCTTAGAAATGATAAAGATGTGGTAGACATGATTACAACAGTAGGTCAGCAATCAACAGGTTTTGGGGGTGCACAGGCTACTTTGTATCAGTCTGAGATTCAGGTAATTTTGGTAGATAAAGCTGAGCGTGATGAAAGTACTGATATTAAATCAGCTAAAATTAAAAGAGCTTTAGAAGAAAAATTCACCGGAGTTGAGTTTAAAACAGCACCAATCGGATTAATGGGAGCAGACAATGCACCAATTGAAATGGTGGTAACGGCTCAGGATAATGAAACGGCAAATAAAGAAGCCAACAGAATTTTAGAATTGCTTAAAAAAGTACCTGGTTCTGTAGATGCTGAATTATCAACTGACTCAGGGAATCCTGAAGTTCAGGTGAATATCGACAGAGATAAAATGGCTGCTTTAGGTTTAAATCTTTCAGGTATTGGGCAAACGATGCAGACTGCATTTAGTGGAAATACAGATGGGAAATTTAGAGCTGGAGAATATGAATATGATATCAATATTCGTTTTGCTGATGCTAATAGACAATCTATTGACGACGTAAGAAACTTAATGTTTACAAATCCTCAGGGAGAGCAGATAAGACTGAGCCAGTTTGCGGAAGTGAAAATGGGTTCTGGGCCAAGTTTGCTAGAGCGTAGAGATAAAGCACCTTCTGTAAAGGTAAAATCTAAAGTAGTAGGTCGTCCTGTAGGAGATGTTGCCAACGAATGGGCAGCTCAGTTTATGGATAATGAAAAAACAAAACCTGCAGGTGTTTCTTATATCTGGAGTGGTGATATGGAAAACCAGACTGAAGGTTTCGGTACTTTAGGAATTGCTTTATTAGCAGCTATTGTATTGGTTTATTTGGTAATGGTTTCATTGTATGACTCGTTTGTATATCCGTTTGTGGTATTGTTCTCAATTCCTTTGGCATTGATTGGGGTAATGGTTATTTTGGCCATCACCGGAAATTCTATTAACATCTTTACGATGTTGGGGATGATTATGTTGATTGGTTTGGTAGCGAAAAACGCGATTATGATTGTCGATTTCGCCAATATGAGAAAAGCAGCAGGTGCAACAACGCATGATGCATTGATTCAGGCAAACCACGCACGTCTTCGTCCGATTTTGATGACGACCATTGCGATGATTTTCGGTATGATTCCTATTGCGATTGCAAAAGGAGCAGGAGCGGAGATGAACAACGGATTGGCATGGGTAATCATCGGTGGTTTAACATCATCATTATTCCTTACTTTGATTATTGTACCGGTAGTATATTCACTATTCGATTCAATGTTAAGAAGAATGGGTAAACATGAAAAGCCAGACTATGAAGCTGAAATGAAAGCCGATTACGAGCACAGAGAACTAAGTGAAGACGGGTTTACCGCAAAACACGTAGATTAA